In Candidatus Manganitrophus noduliformans, the genomic stretch GGACAAGCGGGTCCGCCAGGCGCTCACGCATGCCGTCAACAAAAACGCGATCATCCAGGGGGTCCTCCTCGGCCTCGGCAAGCCGGCCACCGGCCCGTACATTCCCGAGTCGTGGGCCTTTAATCCCGACGTGGAGGATCTTGATTACGATCCTCAGAAGGCCAAAGCCCTCTTGGCGGAGGCCGGATGGAGTCTCGACAAGGACGGCCTTCTCAAAAAAGAGGGAGCGCCGTTCGCCTTTACCCTCCTGACCAATCAAGGCAATGCGGAGCGGGCGAAAGCGGCGGAGATCATCCAACAGGGCTTGAGAGAGATCGGCATTCAGGTGGAGATCCGGGTCTTGGAATGGCAAACACTGCTGCACCAATTTATCGATAAGAAGCAATTTGAAGCAGTCATCATGGGCTGGGGGGTGGGGCTCGATCCCGATATTTACGCCATCTGGCACTCCAGCAAAACCAAAGAGGGGGAGTTCAATTTCATCTCGTATCAGAACCCCCGGGTCGATGACCTCCTGGTCAAAGGTCGGGAAACCTGCAATCAGGAAGAACGGAAAAAAATTTATCAGGAGCTGCACCGGTTGATCGCGGAAGACCAGCCTTACACCTTCTTATATTACCCGATGGCCCTGCCGATTGTTCACAAGCGATTCAAAGGAATCGAACCCTCGCCGATCGGGATCCAATATAACCTGCCTCAGTGGAAGATCTCCGGGAACCGCGCGGAGCCGCAGGCCGTTCCTTAATCCGGCTGTGCAAGAAGAGCACACCCGATCTTCCCTTCCCGGGCGGATGTGTATCAGTCCGGCACAAGAAGTCCTTTCCGCATTTTTCTTTTCCTCCCTCAGCGCAATCAGCGCTGCCTGATCGGGTCCCTAACGGCGGCATCCTGCTTGCAGTCTTCAGAAGTGCTTGCGGCCCCGACCGATCTTCGCAGTCTGGTATTCCACCCTCTCGAACCAATCTGTCCGTGTTCGGTCCGGCAGCAATGGAGGAGATCCTCCTCTTTCTCGTTTGCGCGCGAACCGCTTCTTGATGCGGCCGCAGCCTGTATCAACCCATTAAAGAGAGGACGTTCATGAGCCGAGATCCTGTTTGCGGGGTCCTGATCGACGAAAAACTTTCAACCTCGCTGAAATATGAGGGGAGAAAATACTATTTCTGCGGCGACTCGTGCCGGAAACACTTTCACGAGATACCGGAGAAATATCTACTGATCA encodes the following:
- a CDS encoding YHS domain-containing protein, translated to MSRDPVCGVLIDEKLSTSLKYEGRKYYFCGDSCRKHFHEIPEKYLLIKAA